One region of Streptomyces sp. CG4 genomic DNA includes:
- a CDS encoding alpha/beta hydrolase family protein, with amino-acid sequence MPIDLPPERPVVIASGGVDTWKMDVHTLLELIAAQLHVEVLAFDIAGTGESQVPMTPDGGAQIVSGVIAHARTLGNGVVGHLGISMGGYFSARSGLAGEVDATVVLGGPVEHAFTRAGSLRFGMDGIVGNAIGFDHQPTPEELSAKLADFSLRPLLDEDTNAPMLVVNGADDVHVPQEDTLVLQERSDTDVQLLPDTGHCAVSKFPEVIPAILDWLDSALDKANPQVTP; translated from the coding sequence GTGCCGATCGATCTGCCCCCGGAGCGGCCGGTGGTGATCGCCAGCGGTGGGGTGGACACCTGGAAGATGGACGTGCACACGCTGCTGGAGCTGATCGCCGCGCAGTTGCATGTAGAGGTGTTGGCCTTTGACATCGCCGGCACGGGTGAGTCCCAGGTGCCGATGACCCCGGACGGTGGCGCACAGATCGTCAGCGGTGTGATCGCCCACGCGCGGACTCTCGGCAATGGTGTCGTGGGGCACCTGGGAATCTCGATGGGCGGGTACTTCTCGGCCCGGTCCGGTCTGGCCGGTGAGGTCGACGCCACTGTCGTGCTGGGCGGGCCGGTCGAGCACGCCTTCACCCGCGCCGGGTCGCTGCGGTTCGGCATGGACGGAATCGTCGGCAACGCAATCGGCTTCGACCACCAGCCCACCCCCGAGGAACTGTCCGCGAAATTGGCCGACTTCTCGCTGCGCCCGCTGCTCGACGAGGACACCAACGCCCCTATGCTGGTCGTCAACGGCGCCGACGATGTGCACGTCCCGCAGGAGGACACGCTCGTGTTACAAGAACGCAGCGACACAGACGTCCAGCTCCTCCCGGACACCGGCCACTGCGCCGTCTCCAAGTTCCCCGAGGTGATCCCCGCCATCCTCGACTGGCTCGACAGCGCCCTGGACAAGGCCAACCCGCAGGTCACTCCCTGA
- a CDS encoding peptidoglycan-binding domain-containing protein, which produces MRAVSRALVSATAVVGIAVGSLAGAGAAFAAPQPAIGAAVSTRAVSAQAVENLGLSTTEGKSVQCYVRDAGFSPGAIDGQLGSNSWKAWQSFLNDRGFNAGTVDGSVGPNTIRGLQRFLAALGYDTGGIDGVAGPKTRAAWKAFSHLGGGWC; this is translated from the coding sequence ATGCGTGCTGTATCCAGAGCGCTCGTGAGTGCCACCGCCGTCGTCGGGATCGCCGTGGGGAGTCTGGCGGGCGCCGGAGCCGCCTTCGCGGCGCCCCAGCCGGCCATCGGAGCCGCGGTGAGCACCCGTGCCGTCTCCGCTCAAGCCGTGGAGAACCTCGGTCTGAGCACCACCGAAGGAAAGAGCGTGCAGTGCTACGTCCGCGACGCCGGGTTCAGCCCCGGCGCGATCGACGGCCAGCTCGGCTCCAACAGCTGGAAAGCCTGGCAGAGTTTCCTCAATGACCGCGGATTCAACGCCGGAACCGTCGACGGCAGCGTCGGCCCCAACACCATCCGTGGCCTCCAGCGCTTCCTCGCCGCCCTCGGCTACGACACCGGCGGCATCGACGGCGTCGCCGGACCCAAGACCAGGGCCGCCTGGAAGGCGTTCTCGCACCTCGGCGGAGGCTGGTGCTGA
- a CDS encoding helix-turn-helix domain-containing protein — MHELHLRPAAVDLRDRVLGYRGFRFDVIGMRRRLLIPDGVVKVMLGFGDPVRVRDSGDTARLASGVCLASGVRTTAAIGEHTGLIHGVTILLTPLAAYRLFGVPMSEWAQLSVPPEELRPQPFAALAARLAHVPQWEGRFALLDRVLRQSLDTGPAVSCEVAWAWHRIRSTCGRIRVEDLAVRTGWSRRHLERRFRCQIGLTPKGAAQVMRLQEALRCKEAGASWADAAAQAGYHDQPHFDRVFKTMTGRTPSAFRAHRSAASPRDAQDFVPGQVTSAILGPATDRRLSCVPQLTL; from the coding sequence GTGCACGAACTGCACTTACGCCCCGCTGCCGTGGACCTGCGCGATCGAGTCCTGGGCTATCGCGGTTTTCGTTTCGACGTGATCGGGATGCGGCGCAGACTGCTGATCCCCGACGGCGTGGTGAAGGTGATGCTGGGCTTCGGCGACCCGGTGCGCGTCCGAGATTCCGGCGACACGGCCCGCTTGGCCAGCGGGGTCTGCCTGGCCAGCGGGGTACGCACGACGGCCGCGATCGGCGAGCACACCGGCCTCATTCACGGAGTGACCATCCTGCTCACCCCGCTCGCCGCCTATCGGCTCTTCGGGGTGCCCATGTCCGAGTGGGCCCAGCTGTCGGTGCCTCCCGAGGAACTGCGGCCCCAGCCCTTTGCCGCCCTGGCCGCCCGGTTGGCTCACGTCCCGCAGTGGGAAGGCCGCTTCGCCCTGCTGGACCGCGTCCTGCGCCAGTCACTCGACACGGGCCCCGCCGTAAGCTGCGAGGTGGCCTGGGCCTGGCACCGGATCCGGAGCACCTGCGGACGGATTCGGGTTGAGGACCTCGCGGTCCGCACCGGCTGGAGTCGCCGTCACCTCGAACGCCGCTTCCGCTGCCAGATCGGGCTGACCCCGAAAGGGGCTGCCCAGGTGATGCGGCTGCAGGAGGCCCTGCGCTGCAAGGAGGCCGGAGCCTCGTGGGCCGATGCCGCGGCTCAGGCCGGGTACCACGACCAGCCGCACTTCGACCGGGTGTTCAAAACCATGACGGGCCGTACCCCCAGTGCCTTCCGCGCCCACCGCAGCGCGGCTTCCCCGCGCGATGCGCAGGACTTCGTCCCGGGGCAGGTGACGAGCGCGATACTCGGGCCCGCCACTGACCGCCGGCTCTCGTGCGTGCCCCAACTCACCCTCTGA
- a CDS encoding SpoIIE family protein phosphatase, with the protein MNPVLARSGCPPEVLWVLAGPPLGTELGDYESTIVQIPLSTVLQLYTDGLVEERGTDIDLSHMPRFRETPTG; encoded by the coding sequence CTGAATCCCGTCCTGGCTCGCTCCGGGTGCCCGCCGGAAGTGCTCTGGGTACTGGCCGGACCGCCCCTGGGCACCGAACTCGGCGACTACGAGTCGACAATCGTGCAGATCCCGCTCAGCACCGTGCTGCAGCTGTACACCGACGGCCTCGTCGAGGAACGCGGCACAGACATCGACCTGTCTCATATGCCCCGCTTCCGTGAAACCCCAACGGGGTGA